A window from Setaria italica strain Yugu1 chromosome VIII, Setaria_italica_v2.0, whole genome shotgun sequence encodes these proteins:
- the LOC101768642 gene encoding probable glycosyltransferase 6: protein YSVHTRLTGWDAKRASWLRTRGLDPASPAVTRRVVMVTGSQPEPCRGAGGDHALLRFLKNKLDYCRLHGLELLYNTALLEPSMVAYWAKIPAVRAAMLAHPDAEWVWWVDADAVFTDMDFSLPLERYGGHDLVVYGWDGEVYEERSWVGLNAGVFLIRNCQWSMDLMDAWARMGPAFPEYAAWGKTLREELEGKPNDESDDQSALVYLLSKHPARWGNRTLLETGYYFQGYWAEIVDRLDGVAKRYEAVERGGRGGSSGLRRRHAEREHLRYAAARDAAVGRSGTVPGPAGGGQKGWRRPFVTHFTGCQPCGGAPDRKYTRRRCAEGIRRALAFADDQVLRAYGFRHAAPLSDSVVPLPFDYPAAAR, encoded by the coding sequence TATTCCGTCCACACCCGCCTCACCGGCTGGGACGCGAAGCGCGCGTCGTGGCTGCGCACGCGCGGGCTCGACCCGGCCTCCCCCGCGGTGACCCGGCGCGTGGTGATGGTGACGGGGTCGCAGCCGGAGCCCTGCAGGGGTGCCGGCGGGGACCACGCGTTGCTCCGCTTCCTCAAGAACAAGCTCGACTACTGCCGGCTCCACGGGCTGGAGCTCCTCTACAACACGGCGCTGCTGGAGCCGTCGATGGTGGCTTACTGGGCCAAGATCCCCGCCGTGCGCGCCGCGATGCTGGCGCACCCGGACGCCGAGTGGGTGTGGTGggtcgacgccgacgccgtctTCACCGACATGGACTTCTCGCTGCCGCTGGAGCGGTACGGGGGCCACGACCTGGTGGTGTACGGGTGGGACGGGGAGGTGTACGAGGAGCGGTCGTGGGTGGGGCTCAACGCCGGCGTGTTCCTCATCCGGAACTGCCAGTGGTCGATGGACCTCATGGACGCGTGGGCGCGGATGGGCCCGGCGTTCCCGGAGTACGCCGCGTGGGGGAAGACGCTGCGGGAGGAGCTCGAGGGGAAGCCCAACGACGAGTCCGACGACCAGTCGGCGCTCGTGTACCTGCTGTCCAAGCACCCGGCGCGGTGGGGGAACCGGACGCTCCTCGAGACGGGGTACTACTTCCAGGGGTACTGGGCGGAGATCGTCGACCGGCTCGACGGCGTCGCCAAGCGCTACGAGGCCGTGGAGCGCGGCGGGAGGGGCGGCAGCtcggggctccggcggcggcacgcggaGCGGGAGCACCTGCGgtacgcggcggcgcgggacgcgGCGGTGGGGAGGTCGGGAACCGTCCCCGGCcccgcgggcggcgggcagaaggggtggcggcggccgttCGTGACGCACTTCACGGGGTGCCAGCcctgcggcggcgcgccggaccGCAAGTacacgcggcggcggtgcgcggaGGGGATCCGGCGCGCGCTGGCGTTCGCGGACGACCAGGTGCTCCGCGCCTACGGGTtccgccacgccgcgccgctcAGCGACAGCGTCGTGCCGCTGCCGTTCGActaccccgccgccgcgcggtga